The genome window CCCTGTCGGGGCAGGAGGGTGAGGTGGCCGCGTACCTCTGCAGCTGGATGGAGGCGCGCGGCTTCGCGGTCAGGGTGGACGAGGCGGGCAACGCGGTGGGGGCGCGGGGCAACGGCCCGTACACCGTGGCGCTGCTGGGCCACATGGACACCGTACCGGGCGACATTCCGGTGCAGGTAGACGCGGACGGCGTGCTGCACGGGCGCGGCAGCGTGGACGCCAAGGGTTCGCTGTGCACCTTCGTGGCGGCGGTGGCGGCCCTGCCCCCCGAGGCGCTGAATCACGTCCGCTTCGTGGTGATCGGCGCCACCGAGGAGGAGGCCCCCAGCAGCCGGGGGGCACGGCACATCGTGGGGGCGCTGCAACCCGACGCCGTGCTGATCGGCGAGCCCAGCGGGTGGCAGGGCCTCACGCTGGGCTACAAGGGCCGCCTGGTGGCCCAGGTCCACGCCGAGAAGGACAACTTCCACACGGCGGGCGAGGGCAGCAGCGCCGCCGACGACCTGACCGAGGCATGGTTCCGTGTGCGCGGGTGGGCCGCCGACAGCGCGGGCGACGGCGGCATCTTCGACGCGGTGCAGGCCACCCTCCAGAGCATCGGCTCGGCGGGAGACGGTCTGACCCAGCGGGCCGAGGCAACATTCGGCCTGCGCCTGCCGCCGCGCCTGTCGCCACAGGACGCGGAGCGGCAGGTGCTGGAGTTGCTGGTCGATCTGCCCAGCGTCTCGGTCCGCTTCGTTGGCCATGAAACGGCGGTGCGCCACCCCAGGGACAATGCCCTGACGCGGGCCATGCGCGTCGCCATTCGCGCCCACGGCGGCACCCCGGTGTTCAAGGTCAAGACCGGCACCAGCGACATGAATGTGGTGGCCGCCCACTGGCCGGTGCCCACGCTGGCCTACGGTCCCGGCGACAGCGGGCTGGACCACACCCCCGACGAACGCCTGAATCTGGCCGAATACGACCGCGCCGTGGCGGTACTGACGGACGCCCTGACGCGGCTGGCCGCCTCAGTGTCGCAGCGGGATTAAGGGGCGGGCAGGCGAAGCGCCCCAAGCGCGAAACCCGCCGCAATGGCCCGCCGGCACCTGCGCTACGCTGGCCCCCGCATGATCCACGTTCTGCCCCCCGAAATTGCCCGTCTGATCGCGGCGGGCGAGGTCGTGTCGCGCCCGCTGGACGTGGTGCGCGAACTGGTGGACAACGCGCTGGACGCCGGGGCCACGCGCGTCGAGATCGAGGTGGAGGGCGGCGGCCTCTCCCTGGTGCGGGTGCGCGACAACGGCAGCGGCATCGGCGCAGGCAGCGTGGAACTGGCGGCGGTGCGCCACGCCACCAGCAAACTGGAACCGGTGGCCGGGGCGGTGGAGCGCGTGACCACGCTGGGCTTCCGGGGCGAGGCGCTGTGGGCGGCGGCGCAGGCCGGGGACCTGCACCTGATCACCCGCCCGGCAGACCAGGTGGGCGCCTCGGAAGTGTGGGCGCAGGGCGAGAGCGTGCGGGTGGGCCGCGCCGCCGCCCCGGCAGGCACGACGGTCACGGTGCGCGGGCTGTTTGCCCGCCTGCCCGCCCGGCTGCGGACGCAGGCCACCCCCGCCGCCGAGGTCCGCGAGATCACGGCGCTGATGGGCCGCTACGTGCTGCATCATCCGGGCCTGCACTGGCGGCTGGGCGTGGACGGCGAGGCCCGGCTGGTCCACGCGCCCACCGATCACCGGGGCGCGGTGGCCAGCGTGTACGGCCCGCTGAACGCCAACCGCGTGCTGCCGGTGGAGCGGCCCGCGCACGCCGCAGCCGGGAGCAGCGTCGGCGTGCGCGGCGTGATCTCGCGCCCGGAGCTGACGCGGGCGCGGCGGGACCGCATGCATTTCAGCGTCAACGGGCGGCCTGTCCTCGCGCCGCCGGAGCTGGAAAGGGCCGTGATTGAGGGCTACGCCGAACTGCTGCCTGCCGGGGCCGCGCCGCTGTGCGTGCTGGACCTGAAGGTGGCGCCGGGTGACCACAATCCCAACGTCCACCCAGCCAAGCAGGTGGTGGCCCTGGCCGATCTGGGCGGCGTGGCGGCCCGCGTGCGGGAGGCGGTGGCGGCGGCGCTGGCGCAGCACCCGCTGGCCCGCGCGGCCCCGGCCCTGATCGCCCCGCCCACGCCCGCCGAGACGCCGCGCAACGGCAGCTTTCCCGCACTGACGCTGGTGGGCCTCTATCAGAACCTGTACCTGCTGGCCCAGGGCGAGGGAGACCTGTGGGTGGTGGACGCCCACGCCGCCCACGAACGCGCGCTGTACGAGCGCCTGACCCGCGAACTGTCGGCGGCGCCGCCCGTGGAGCTGGCCGAGCCGGAGCTGCTGCATCTGACCCCACAGCAGCGGGCGGCCCTGCACGAACGCGCCGCCGAACTGCGCGGCTGGGGCCTGGAGATCGAGGACTTCGGCGCGGGGCTGGCGCGGCTGCGGACCCTGCCCGCCGCGCTGGCCGCCCTGAAGGTTCCCCGCCTGCACGAGCAGATCGTAGAGGGGGCGCTGGGCACCGGCCCCGACCCGCGCCGCGACGTGCTGGCCGCGCTGGCCTGCGCCCCTGCCCTCAAGGCCGGCATGCTGGACCATGGGCGAGGCACGCTGGTTCTGGAAGCCCTGGCCGCCTGTGAACACCCCTGGGCCTGCCCCCACGGCCGCCCCACCACCCTGCGCCTGTCCGAGCGTGATCTGGCGCACGCGTTCGGGCGGCGGGGAGTGCGCGACGTGGCGCGGGGGCGGGACGCCACCCCGGACGTGGCCCCGAAAGACACTTCAAGCGACGCCGGGCGCCACTGAACACGGCAGGCTAGACGAGACGTGACGAGGGGGCGCGTGACCGTCACGGCGCCCCCTCCGCTGCCCTGGCCCTACAGCGGCTGGGTCAGGCGCCGCGCCGCGCCGACGTACATCCGGGTGCCGTGGTCCAGGGCGCGTTCATCAATGTCGAATTTGGGATGGTGGTGCGGCGCGTGGTCCGGGCCGCCCGCACCAATCAGCACGAAGGCGCCGGGCGCCACCGTCATGTACGCGCTGAAATCCTCGCTGCCCATCATGGGCTTGCCCTCGGTGACGGTCACCGTGTCGCCGAACGTTTCCTGGGCCACCTCGCGCAGCAGGGCCACGGTGGCGGCGTCGTTGACGGTGGCGCGGTAGCCGTTCTGGTAGCTGAAGGTGTAGGTGGCTCCGAAGGCTTCGGTGATGCCCTGCACGATCTTTTCCATGCGCTGCGGCATCAGCTCGCGCAGTTCAGGGTCAAAGGTCCGCACCGTGCCGTTCAGGGTGGCGGTGTCGGGAATGATGTTGTGGGCGGTGCCGGAATGAATCTGCGTGACGCTCAGGACCGCCGGGACAATCGGATCGAGCTGGCGCGAGATCACGCTCTGGAAGGCCAGCACGATCTGCGCGGCGATCACCACCGGGTCCACCGTCTGGTGCGGGCTCGCGCCGTGGCCCCCCTTGCCCTGGATGGTGATGTCAAAGCCGTCCGGCGAGGCCATCAGCGGTCCCTCGCGCAGCATGATCACGCCGGCTGGAATGGGGCTCATGACGTGTTCGCCCATCACCACGTCCACGCCCGCGAGCGCCCCGCTGTCCACGATCTGCTGCGCGCCGCCGGGAAAATGCTCCTCGGCGTGCTGGAAGATGAAACGCACCTCGCCGCACAGCTTCTCCGGCTGACCCGAGAGCACTTTCGCCGCCCCCAGCAGCATCGCGGTGTGCGCGTCGTGGCCGCAGGCGTGCATCACCCCCCCGCGCTTGCTGGCAAACGGCAGCCCGGTTTCCTCCTGAATGGGCAGCGCGTCCATGTCGGCCCGCAGCAGCACCGTGCGCCCCGGCCCGGCCCCGCCCTTCAGGGTGGCCAGCACGCTGGTGGGCGTGGGACGCGTGACCGTGAGGTTGGGAAGTTTCTGCAGCTGACCCTCCACAAAGTCGGCGGTCTCGTTTTCCTGAAACGACAGTTCCGGGTTCTCGTGCAGGTAGCGGCGCCACTGGATCACCTGCTGCTGCAGGGCGAAATCCTCGATGCTGGCTGGTGTGGTTTGACGGATGCTCTGGGTCATGGGAAACCTCTCACGGGGTCTGGCAGGGCTGGGTTGCAGGGAAATGGGCAGGGTGAAGGGTGACCCGCAAACTTGTCCGGATCACCCCACTGGAGTCAGGCTGTCAGCGGCTTACTTCTTGCCGTCAATCGTGATGTCCTCGAAGGGCAGCAGGCTGGACGGCCCCGGCTGCCAGCCCTTGACGTAGGTGCGGATGGCCGCCAGCGGGCGGGAATGCACGATGGGCAGGCGCACATTGGCGTCGTAGGTGATCTGATGGATCTGGGCGTAGGCCTTGGCCTGGTTGGCCCGGCTGCTGCTGGCGGCGGCCACACGCAACTGATCAAAGATGGTCTGGTTGCTGAAGTTGCTGTCGCTCGTGGCTTCCTCGCCGTAGTAGGTGTTATAGAAGTTGTACGGGCTGGCATACGGGCCGGTCCAGCCGATCATGTACATGTCAAAGCCCGGGGACTTCAGGCGGTCTGCCAGGTACTTGGCCCAGTCCTCGGTCTTGAGGGTCACCTTGATGCCGATGGCGGCCAGATCGGCGGCCATGGCCTCGGCAATCGGTTTGGGCGTGGGGAAGTAGGGACGGCTGACCGGCATGTACCACAGGTCGATGGAAAAGCCGTTGGGGTAGCCCGCGTCGGCGAGCAGTTTCTTGGCGGCGGCCGGGTCGAATTTGTAATCGGCCGGCACCTTCGGGCTGTTGGCCCATTTCAGTGCGGGGGGCAGGAAGCTGGCGTCCGTCACGGCCAGGTCGCCCCAGAAGGCGTCCACAATGGCCTTCTTGTTGATGGCCATGCTGATGGCCTCACGGACCTTGTCGTTCTTCAGGTACTTGTTGCCGAGGTTCAAGCTGAGCATGCCCACGTTGAAGGACGGCACCAGCACCGCTTCCAGGTTCTTGTCGGCCTTGACCGCGCCCAGCTGTTCGGGATTCAGGTCGGTGGTGAAGTCGATGGTCCCGGCCTTCAGCTCGTTGAGGCGGGCGCTCGGGTCCTTCAGGAAGCGCAGCACCAGCGCGTCGTACTTGGCCTTGGTGCCCCAGTACGCCTTGTTGGGGACCAGGTTGATGCGGTCCCCAGTTTTCCATTCGGTCATGATGAACGGCCCGGTGCCCACCGGCAGCGCGGCCGGCGTGCCGTACTTGGCGCCCGCCTTCTTGATGGCGGTCGGCGAGGCGATGCCGAAGAAGCTGGTGGCGAGCGTTTCGGGCAGCTGGGCGTAGCCGCGGGTCATGGTGAAGATCACCTTGTTTGCGCCGTCGGCCCGCACGCTTTTCAGAAGGGAGCTGCTGTCGCCCTTGAAGCCGCCGAAGATGAACTGCCACGACGTGAAGGTCTTGCTCTGCTCCTTGGCGCCGCCGGGGGCCTCGGGATCCCACCAGCGGTTGACGTTGTACACCACGGCGTCGGCGTTGAACGGCGTGCCATCGGTGAACTTGACACCGGGGCGCAGGTAAAAGGTCCATTCGGTGGCATTGGCATTGGTGGTCCACTTCAGGGCCAGTCCCGGCGCAATGTCGCTGGTGCCGTTCTTGAAGCGCACCAGCCCGTCGTAGACCATCATCTGCGGGGTGGCGGAGTTGCCGTCGGTGATGGTGCCGGAATCCAGCGAGACGGGTTCGCCGCCCGCGCCGTAGACCAGGGTGGCCGCGCCCGCTGGGGTGCCCAGCAGGGCCAGGGAAAGAAAGAGGGTACGCCGCATAGGAGCCTCCTGAAACACAAGTGGAAAGGCGAGGGCCGGTCGAGACACTGGATTGAAAAGGCTGAGGAACAGTTCCGAGGCTAGGGACTGGAGCGGGCAATGTCAAATGCGTTGCCCAGACCGCGTGGCCGGACCTGGCACGGCCCGGCGCTACAGATGTTCCTTGAAAAACGCCACGCTGCGGGTCAGGGCCGTGCGCAGGTTGCGGCTCAGGTTGTGGTTGTCGCCGGGATACTTGTAGGCCGTGAAGCGCTGTCTCGAGGCGCGCAGGTCATCGGCAAAGGCTTCCTGAAAGCTGTACGGCACGTCCTTATCGGCAGTGCCGTGCTGCAGCTCGAGGGGCCGCCCGTCCAGCTGCTGCAGGGAGGCGTTGGGGCTCAGGGCGCGCAGGTAGCGGCGGTTAAGGCGGTCCAGCGTCGGCTTTTCTTCCCCCTGGGGCGAATTCCAGTCGGTGGCCAGCACGTCGTAGCTGGCCACCACGCCCGCCCACAGCGAGGCAGCCTTCAGGTCCGGGTCCACCAGCATGGCCCGCAAGGACAGCTGGCCCCCCATGCTGTGCCCCCAGAGCCCCAGGCGTGCGGCGTTCACCCGCGGGTCTTTTTTCAGACTGGCCGCCGCATTCAGCACATCCACGGTGTAGCCGGGATCGTTGTACCCGCCCCGGGCCTCGCCCTCCGAGTCGCCGTGGCCCCGGTAGTCGCTTTTTAGCGTGACGAATCCGGCCCGGGCAAAGGCGTCCTGATACGCCACGTAACGCTCGGTGGTGCGGTATTGCTGGGGCGGAATATAGCCGTGGTTGAACACGATGGCGGGCCAGCCCCCCTGCGGCGGCGGGCCGTTCGGAACGGTCAGCAGCGCGAAGATCCTGAGGCCCTCGGACTGGTAGCTGACGATCTGACGGCGGTAGTTGTCCCCTGCGTTCAGATTCCGCACCACCGACAGGGGGCTCCCCGGATACTGGCGGGCCCGCAGCGCCGAAAGACTGATGGGCTGCCGGGCCACCAGCGCCTCGATGGCGGCGTCTGTGATTTCGCCCGGTGGGCCGGGCCGGGCGGCCGCGTCGGGCGGCGCGTCGGCGGGGGAGGTGCCCTGCGGCGACAGGGCCGGGGTGGACGACGTCTGTGGCTGTGGCTGCCACGGCACCCTGAACGGCAGGTTCTCCGGCTGGGTCAGGGCGATGTACCCCGCGCCCAGCACCAGCAGCAACACCACGAAATTGACGAGGCGGCGCACCGGGTTACAGGTGCTCCTTGAAGAACGCTACGCTGCGGGTCAGGGCCGTCTGCAGGTTGCGGCTGAGGTTGTGGTTGTCTGCGGGGTAAACGTAACTCTGCACCGGCTTGCCCAGGGCCTTCAGGTCGCTGCTCAGGGTGGTGTGGAAGACCACCGGCACATCCTCGTCCGCCGTGCCGATGTGCAGTTGAAGCGGGCCGCCCAGATCCCTGAGGTAGTTGTTGGCGCTCAGTGTGTTCCAGAATGTGGGATTGCTGGCGGGGGTGCCGTACTTCGCAACGGCCTTCCGGCGCAGATCCAGTACGCGCTGCGGAATGCTGGCCGGCACGGGGCTGTTCCACTGGGTCATCATAGCGTTGTAGTCCCCCACCACCCCGGCCCAGATCACCCCGGCCTTGATGCCAGGATCGATGACCATCGCCCGCAGGGTCAGAAAGCCGCCCATGCTGTGGCCCCACATGCCGATGCGCGCCGCGTTCACCCGTCCGTCCCGCTTCAGGCTGCCCAGCGCGTTCATCACGTCGTCGGTGTAGCCGGGCGCGTAGTAGCCGCCGAGCGCCTCTCCCTGGGAGCTGCCATGGCCGCGGTAATCGCTCTTGAGGGTCACGAAGCCTGCGTGGGCGAAGGCGTCCTGATACGCCACGTACCGTTCGGTGGTGCGGTACTGCTGCGGCGGAATATAGCCGTGGTTGAACACAATGGCGGGCCAGCCCCCCTGCGGCGGCGGGCCGTTCGGAACCGTCAGCAGCGCACGGATGGTCAGGCCGTCAGACTGATACGCCACCACCTGACGGCTGTAGTTGCTGCCGGCGCCCAGCGTGGTCAGCACCTTCAGGGCGCTGCCGGGATACTTCTTCTCGCGGGCGGCGGCCACGCTCATGTCGGCCACGTCCACCTTCGCCAGTGCGGCAGCGGACTGTGCCCCGGCCTGGGACCCCAGGGCAGGGACACCAAGCAGCGCGGTCAGGAAAAGAAGGGGGGTAGCTCTCATCCTCTCAGGCTAGAGGCAGATCCGCCTCCAGAAAGCGTCAGGAGCAACGGTGCGGCCTTGAGACGGGGTTGCGACTCGGTTCAGGCACGGGCCGAACCAGCTTCAGCGGCTGATGTCGTAGCCGGTGATTTTAGTCACGGAGCGCGGGTTGCCGTTGCCCAGCACCGCAGAACGGTCATACAGGTTCCAGCCGCGTGAGACGGTCATCTCGGGCAGCAACTCGGTCTCGTCGCCGGGCCAGTTTTCCGGGAGTTCCAGGGGGCCGAAGGTACCGTCCGCCGGGCTGAACACCAGCCACAGACGATTGCGCGCCACCGTCTCGCCCAGCGTCAACCGGGCGTCGTTGTTGGCGTCATTGAAGGCCACCACCTGATACACGCCCGCCACGCCGGGAATGTTCGGCAGATCGAAGCCGTACTGCCAGGTGTTCACGCCCGCGCTGACCACGTTCTGGGCAATGCCACTGTTGTTGGTCACGGCCACCGGAACCCCGGTGCCGACCAGAGCCAGACGCAACCGGGGAGAAGCGCCCCAGTCGCCGCCGATGGTGCCGCTCAGGGCGTAGTCGGCGGGGGCCTTGACCTCCTGTTGCCCACAGGCAGCCAGGATCAGCGGAAGCAGCAGAGAAGCAGTCGACAGGGGGCGCATGGCACCAGCGTACCCAGCCGAATGGTGAGAAGACGCAGCCTGTTTTGCACCTCCCAGCGTCCCCATCCACAGGGCACAGGGCCAGCCCGTACCTGAATCTATTTTTGAGTGAGCACCACATGACGAGGCCGTGAAATTTGCTTGCCCTGGTCGCCCATGCACGCTATCCTGGCATCCGTCCAACACACTGCTTGATCCAGTGCAAGCACCTCATTTTCAGGAATGTCGAGTCACATTCGCTGACCTGGCGCACGCGACGGCCTCAGGAGGCCCAGTCCCGTTGCCAGCGCTCAGACGGAAACGGGCCGACAAGGAGATCACATGAAACGATCCTCACCCCTCGCATTTCTGGCCCTCACTGGCTTGCTGCTCACGGCCTGCGGCGGCACCACCCCAGGCGACGTCACCGCACCCGTGATCAAGCTCGCGGCGGCCCCCAATCCTGTCACCGCGGCCGGCGACGTCACCCTGACTGCCACGGCCAGCGACAATGTGGCCGTAACCAAGGTGACCTTCTACCGCGGCACCACCGAGATCGGCAGTGACACCACCGCGCCCTACGAACTCAAAGACAGCGTGACTGCCGCCAACAACGGCAGCGTGATCTACCGCGCCGTCGCCACCGACGCTGCTGGGAACACGGCGGACACCGCAGAAGTGGTGACGGTCAATATCAGCACAGACACCGCAGCGCCCACGGTCAAGCTCACGGCGGCGCCCAGCACCGTCACCACCGCCGGTCCTGTCACGCTGACCGCAGACGCCACCGACGATGTGGACGTCGTCAAGGTGACCTTCTACCGCGGCGCCACCGAGATCGGCAGCGACACCACCGCGCCCTACACCTTCAGCGACAGCGTGACCGCCGCCAACAACGGCAGCGTGGTCTATCGCGCCGTTGCGGTGGACGCCGCTGGAAAGAGCGGCGAGTCCACGGCCACGGTGACTGTCAACATCGACGATGCCCCGGTAGACACCACCAAACCTACGGTCAAACTCGAAGCGGCTCCCAAAACGGTCACGTTTACTGGGACCGTCACCTTGACCTCCACCGCCAGCGACAACGTGGCCGTCACCAAAGTCGCCTTTTATAAGGGCAACACCCTGATCAGCGAGGACGCCACCGCCCCCTACACGGCAACGACCACCGTCGGCCCGGCAGACAGCGGCACACTAACCTTCCGCGCGGTGGCCAGCGATGCGGCAGGGAACACGGCGGAAGCCACCGATACGGTGAATGTCGTTACTGGGACGGGCATAATCCAGGGTATCGTCGTGGATCAGAATATCGGTGCGCCTGTGGCCGGCAGCAGCATCACGGTAACGTCGGCGGGCAAGACCTTAAGCACGCTAACCAGCGGGTCCGATGGCACCTTCAATCTGGATAAGCTGCCCGCCGGAACGTATGACCTTCAGGCGCGCAAGGCTGGGATGGCGGGCTTCGATCTGCATGGTCTGGTGGTAGAGGACGGGGCTGTCAAGGTGCGCGTGATTCAGCCGCCCGCCTTTGAAACCAGCGCCACCACTGACGGTGCCAAACTGCTGCTGACGCGCGCAGACGGCCAGACGCCATTGGCAGGCACGACATTCACCGACACCGTGGACTTCAAGATCACAGGAGCCAACGATTCCAATCATGTGGGACCGGTCCGTGTCATGTATGCCCAACTGGGACGTACACCCGGCTCCAGCAGCGTGACAGGCTCCTCGCAGGACGGCAAATGGTTCTTTGCGCCGCCGCAGGACGT of Deinococcus aerolatus contains these proteins:
- a CDS encoding [LysW]-lysine hydrolase gives rise to the protein MTAETHTGAQREARELLIGAVSVPSLSGQEGEVAAYLCSWMEARGFAVRVDEAGNAVGARGNGPYTVALLGHMDTVPGDIPVQVDADGVLHGRGSVDAKGSLCTFVAAVAALPPEALNHVRFVVIGATEEEAPSSRGARHIVGALQPDAVLIGEPSGWQGLTLGYKGRLVAQVHAEKDNFHTAGEGSSAADDLTEAWFRVRGWAADSAGDGGIFDAVQATLQSIGSAGDGLTQRAEATFGLRLPPRLSPQDAERQVLELLVDLPSVSVRFVGHETAVRHPRDNALTRAMRVAIRAHGGTPVFKVKTGTSDMNVVAAHWPVPTLAYGPGDSGLDHTPDERLNLAEYDRAVAVLTDALTRLAASVSQRD
- the mutL gene encoding DNA mismatch repair endonuclease MutL; this encodes MIHVLPPEIARLIAAGEVVSRPLDVVRELVDNALDAGATRVEIEVEGGGLSLVRVRDNGSGIGAGSVELAAVRHATSKLEPVAGAVERVTTLGFRGEALWAAAQAGDLHLITRPADQVGASEVWAQGESVRVGRAAAPAGTTVTVRGLFARLPARLRTQATPAAEVREITALMGRYVLHHPGLHWRLGVDGEARLVHAPTDHRGAVASVYGPLNANRVLPVERPAHAAAGSSVGVRGVISRPELTRARRDRMHFSVNGRPVLAPPELERAVIEGYAELLPAGAAPLCVLDLKVAPGDHNPNVHPAKQVVALADLGGVAARVREAVAAALAQHPLARAAPALIAPPTPAETPRNGSFPALTLVGLYQNLYLLAQGEGDLWVVDAHAAHERALYERLTRELSAAPPVELAEPELLHLTPQQRAALHERAAELRGWGLEIEDFGAGLARLRTLPAALAALKVPRLHEQIVEGALGTGPDPRRDVLAALACAPALKAGMLDHGRGTLVLEALAACEHPWACPHGRPTTLRLSERDLAHAFGRRGVRDVARGRDATPDVAPKDTSSDAGRH
- a CDS encoding M20 family metallopeptidase, whose protein sequence is MTQSIRQTTPASIEDFALQQQVIQWRRYLHENPELSFQENETADFVEGQLQKLPNLTVTRPTPTSVLATLKGGAGPGRTVLLRADMDALPIQEETGLPFASKRGGVMHACGHDAHTAMLLGAAKVLSGQPEKLCGEVRFIFQHAEEHFPGGAQQIVDSGALAGVDVVMGEHVMSPIPAGVIMLREGPLMASPDGFDITIQGKGGHGASPHQTVDPVVIAAQIVLAFQSVISRQLDPIVPAVLSVTQIHSGTAHNIIPDTATLNGTVRTFDPELRELMPQRMEKIVQGITEAFGATYTFSYQNGYRATVNDAATVALLREVAQETFGDTVTVTEGKPMMGSEDFSAYMTVAPGAFVLIGAGGPDHAPHHHPKFDIDERALDHGTRMYVGAARRLTQPL
- a CDS encoding ABC transporter substrate-binding protein, translating into MRRTLFLSLALLGTPAGAATLVYGAGGEPVSLDSGTITDGNSATPQMMVYDGLVRFKNGTSDIAPGLALKWTTNANATEWTFYLRPGVKFTDGTPFNADAVVYNVNRWWDPEAPGGAKEQSKTFTSWQFIFGGFKGDSSSLLKSVRADGANKVIFTMTRGYAQLPETLATSFFGIASPTAIKKAGAKYGTPAALPVGTGPFIMTEWKTGDRINLVPNKAYWGTKAKYDALVLRFLKDPSARLNELKAGTIDFTTDLNPEQLGAVKADKNLEAVLVPSFNVGMLSLNLGNKYLKNDKVREAISMAINKKAIVDAFWGDLAVTDASFLPPALKWANSPKVPADYKFDPAAAKKLLADAGYPNGFSIDLWYMPVSRPYFPTPKPIAEAMAADLAAIGIKVTLKTEDWAKYLADRLKSPGFDMYMIGWTGPYASPYNFYNTYYGEEATSDSNFSNQTIFDQLRVAAASSSRANQAKAYAQIHQITYDANVRLPIVHSRPLAAIRTYVKGWQPGPSSLLPFEDITIDGKK
- a CDS encoding alpha/beta hydrolase family protein is translated as MRRLVNFVVLLLVLGAGYIALTQPENLPFRVPWQPQPQTSSTPALSPQGTSPADAPPDAAARPGPPGEITDAAIEALVARQPISLSALRARQYPGSPLSVVRNLNAGDNYRRQIVSYQSEGLRIFALLTVPNGPPPQGGWPAIVFNHGYIPPQQYRTTERYVAYQDAFARAGFVTLKSDYRGHGDSEGEARGGYNDPGYTVDVLNAAASLKKDPRVNAARLGLWGHSMGGQLSLRAMLVDPDLKAASLWAGVVASYDVLATDWNSPQGEEKPTLDRLNRRYLRALSPNASLQQLDGRPLELQHGTADKDVPYSFQEAFADDLRASRQRFTAYKYPGDNHNLSRNLRTALTRSVAFFKEHL
- a CDS encoding alpha/beta hydrolase family protein, whose translation is MRATPLLFLTALLGVPALGSQAGAQSAAALAKVDVADMSVAAAREKKYPGSALKVLTTLGAGSNYSRQVVAYQSDGLTIRALLTVPNGPPPQGGWPAIVFNHGYIPPQQYRTTERYVAYQDAFAHAGFVTLKSDYRGHGSSQGEALGGYYAPGYTDDVMNALGSLKRDGRVNAARIGMWGHSMGGFLTLRAMVIDPGIKAGVIWAGVVGDYNAMMTQWNSPVPASIPQRVLDLRRKAVAKYGTPASNPTFWNTLSANNYLRDLGGPLQLHIGTADEDVPVVFHTTLSSDLKALGKPVQSYVYPADNHNLSRNLQTALTRSVAFFKEHL
- a CDS encoding Ig-like domain-containing protein, which produces MKRSSPLAFLALTGLLLTACGGTTPGDVTAPVIKLAAAPNPVTAAGDVTLTATASDNVAVTKVTFYRGTTEIGSDTTAPYELKDSVTAANNGSVIYRAVATDAAGNTADTAEVVTVNISTDTAAPTVKLTAAPSTVTTAGPVTLTADATDDVDVVKVTFYRGATEIGSDTTAPYTFSDSVTAANNGSVVYRAVAVDAAGKSGESTATVTVNIDDAPVDTTKPTVKLEAAPKTVTFTGTVTLTSTASDNVAVTKVAFYKGNTLISEDATAPYTATTTVGPADSGTLTFRAVASDAAGNTAEATDTVNVVTGTGIIQGIVVDQNIGAPVAGSSITVTSAGKTLSTLTSGSDGTFNLDKLPAGTYDLQARKAGMAGFDLHGLVVEDGAVKVRVIQPPAFETSATTDGAKLLLTRADGQTPLAGTTFTDTVDFKITGANDSNHVGPVRVMYAQLGRTPGSSSVTGSSQDGKWFFAPPQDVLAPPTSGAVTLPNAATPNFVKGFGSAAGEAVNLEVLVIDYNYNYSLYIVPITLKNTSAAAGTTVTAPTKAAAVAYTLKQEGSWTRPYSLPDADGSTPAGDAAPNGSGIFVEVRWCNTGAAPFGFDIERSADGTTFSKIGTVAGGTSASCSANQLSRPFFYRDNSADLSVGKTFTYRVVARGANTAVSNTTQTTPLAQFLPKLLGPADESTGVSLTPIFVIGHPQLAIGADGAGYNLQLRDLFNLSGYNLPGNPAVANTLGLFRVEEGTGDAGNGVPVGQTLVFTSGLRNNALLTDTAGVISASKPNLAPVDTTNHTVSLPSELFINPLQPLRPHKWQMYAGYAYKYLPAEEGRVNAYSVYTWPSSTTQPIPATRPLNQNFDFITGQK